In a genomic window of Babylonia areolata isolate BAREFJ2019XMU chromosome 3, ASM4173473v1, whole genome shotgun sequence:
- the LOC143280395 gene encoding N-acetyllactosaminide beta-1,6-N-acetylglucosaminyl-transferase-like, translating into MRVRCGTSVLFKAPPCLAFVTLCAAGTALLVWTQVHVLLPRLRHAAASAPPRPGGSAAGTPCLLSRLYDVDCSQLIAGNTSYLTEMAGREWRNSRQCRQEPLHYLAQDCGALTDLHGYHRWPVTAQEEGFPLAFGLKIHHAPDMFARLLRVLWRPHNFYCIHVDSKTSPQVYELVKNVTDCFHNVVMAQTRIDVVYLSIASLLSDMESTIPWKYYLNLSGQEFPLKTNLELVQILSLLGGKNDVESYLPTRYVDSWFAFKYAIIRKGSAYGTFSRAFLDFALTSQLAREFVHWLADTMAPDELFWATLNHMAGVPGAVMYPVSHRYRTVLSRAVVWQWDHHKCRQYVRGVCIFTSQDLAWLVGRPELIANKFNESTDPVVLDCLEIALESRAVDAFREVTCHDVCARSPPPSPSAAS; encoded by the exons GGTCCGATGCGGGACGTCCGTCCTGTTCAAGGCACCGCCATGCCTGGCCTTCGTCACGCTGTGCGCCGCGGGAACGGCGCTGCTGGTGTGGACCCAGGTGCACGTGCTTCTCCCCCGCCTCCGCCACGCGGCCGCTTCCGCACCCCCACGCCCCGGGGGCAGCGCTGCGGGTACCCCCTGCCTCCTGTCCAGACTCTATGACGTCGACTGCTCCCAGCTCATCGCGGGCAACACGTCTTACCTGACCGAGATGGccgggagagagtggagg aaCTCGCGTCAGTGCCGACAGGAACCCCTGCACTATCTGGCCCAGGACTGCGGGGCCCTCACAGACCTGCACGGCTACCACCGCTGGCCAGTCACCGCCCAGGAAGAGGGTTTCCCCCTGGCGTTCGGCCTCAAGATCCACCACGCCCCGGACATGTTCGCGCGCCTGCTGAGGGTGCTGTGGCGGCCCCACAACTTCTACTGCATCCACGTGGACAGCAAGACTTCGCCACAGGTGTACGAGCTCGTCAAGAACGTCACGGACTGTTTCCACAACGTGGTGATGGCGCAGACCCGGATAGACGTAGTATACCTGTCCATTGCCTCGCTGCTCAGCGACATGGA GTCCACCATCCCCTGGAAGTACTACCTGAACCTGTCGGGGCAGGAGTTCCCGCTGAAGACCAACCTGGAGCTGGTTCAGATCCTGTCCTTACTGGGTGGGAAGAACGACGTGGAATCCTACCTGCCCACCAGGTACGTGGACTCCTGGTTCGCCTTCAAGTACGCCATA ATCCGGAAAGGCAGCGCTTACGGAACCTTCAGCCGTGCGTTCCTGGACTTTGCCCTCACCAGTCAGCTGGCGCGGGAGTTCGTGCACTGGCTGGCGGACACCATGGCGCCTGACGAGCTATTCTGGGCCACCCTGAACCACATGGCGGGGGTTCCGGGTGCCGTGATGTACCCGGTGTCTCACCGCTACAGGACGGTACTGTCCCGGGCCGTGGTGTGGCAGTGGGACCACCACAAGTGCCGGCAGTACGTGAGGGGCGTGTGTATCTTCACCTCTCAGGACCTCGCTTGGCTGGTGGGCCGGCCCGAGCTGATCGCCAACAAGTTCAACGAGAGCACGGACCCCGTGGTGCTGGACTGCCTGGAGATCGCTCTGGAGAGCAGGGCTGTGGACGCCTTCCGCGAGGTGACCTGCCACGACGTCTGTGCGAggtcaccgcccccctccccgtctgCGGCATCTTGA
- the LOC143280164 gene encoding 3'-5' exoribonuclease HELZ2-like, which produces MIAFVTKILSRLITGVLAILQQGLRAWWYAKDDEDVAASQPPIHTEDQTISRGKQRDPGQKKKKKKKKRGTKGVNKKGETPCFPPEDNGPRSPSSQSRVSTQGTQGASSVRDRPLTTHSHSRSVTDRTSSSATKHLFQNSVPGTRRGNASPTEGAHNVRENTEPQDDDDCFEDSDDDDDCIQGNGNNFEDNLASAAEASDKEQLRTWFEMSQEVSANKSGIVDDSVVIKLSKEVVEKFKREDKKTKVYPDFEENPEKLLMSDRTKYKRCQIKIESPNRSVAKVLDTCSKFSEIVIDGRSKAGRTYMDDHVVVEILSEPGKNKHTNRRNTKSCHSRTQATQSMEEKAYGRVVGLLKRVNFTSIDNPVIYCKLDRSNGVLMWPLCKTVPKIHVMNDFVEKHHPHMTKTRIEIKEITLDGKLQHKEVFDVHHDKREQYVFKVVLLGWKASCHYPLGAVLDVDMYDSRYNSQLEILRRQQHVPKLFPPDVVDETNSMSEVTVSAQRGGREDLTGETVFTIDNPNTRDLDDAISLKKEGSHYIVGVHISDVAAVIKKDSSIDREARKRAVTRYPLYCQPHPMLPEPLSHDLCSLVPGKERLTLSVFFGFDERGNQTEQQPVIKKSVIKSRQQLTYENVQQVIDGDSPAGIDPSLQDDICTLHRIATTLRKDRKKESTMFMCFTDPRLPDIGNVTEDREAHALIEEFMILTNSCVASKLSKNKRLRDIFLVRSQRAPTPDQLLEWRNREGEITNLVMQLQGKRVSAESHITFRSTPRPRSKIVIQKSVCEKLDRHLEQGEIEEARKLAYTDDLHPSQFLASKHWMDLMETAEYKCCHGLNEPEKLHFDLDRKVYTNCTSPIRRYADLYVQQVLHAYLDEGDVGYTSEDVTKLCQEINIAVLKQKAFHSGCNHLVLAESLQGQPLVFRAYVEKVDNERVTVCIPSLCQTPDWKQELPLSMLGISSQPELSTDALTVCWEKRMYENTITRQQTGGRNSSPTFRPLQLYVYVEYQQWCSILTALSSTDQHTETEKTTQSGSDDFSTSSEHVVQFRRTYKPGQVLQIQMSAKARSGTLKLGVDTLHVARNVELCIQHVREPIPTLCRRAKHETRNQDYSSCKNYTRACAKYLKLWFPVIEMEAALRAGHNACSVVIGNVVVTMTENTSRRNVLYHGCFSLCAKTCNDCDIELGGKLADSFTQKELKRGRKFSLDFLCLRYKSECSETVLSRMKQSAMSVAVDKHYTWLGHASVVSVVNKKRKDADDGFLEVTFDLSPDSPKPPDQLLKKDGALLTIEILPKSDVDRRTQEILCQLKDADHELPRAIAMGFAIPPLDADHEKAGRKLRTTDMEVTGSDGTRTLPQNNPGQREAIHEALTSSLTLIHGPPGTGKTNTGIKLVYHFCAINRQLEAEGKGKKTVMYCGPSNKSVDLVARELRAKLGSKCPKIVRVYGSMIETQDFPVPGMDHRASPYTRGQQCQPDLQDISLHHLIRQRDKPHAEELREFDAKFRRCIERPGMYGIHVQDLKEYRKILYEATKKELQQYDCILTTCAVATSPKVVDDKTSVFQILIDECGMCTEPETMAPILTTKAKQVVLIGDHRQLKPIVLCQEAAEIGLDQSLFERLHQNFPEASILLTDQYRMHPEICAFPSNEFYEGNLKTKSPGRMSLAHTWNVDPLPFWPRRFPQLQFSDSQYERELEAASQALPHLLVDVRGTENMLTVTTEEGNERSRSNAMEADKVIEILAYLKTAHGVDLQTVKVLTQYKAQRHLLEEKLKQACMGSRYKVFERGDDKRLLHETQLISTVVSSQGDEWNYVILSTVRSLPPHKIEAKPTYGWCRQNLGFITDRNQINVALTRARRGLFIVGNKDLLTCDEVWRRLVKGYEEQGCICKAEKFPPR; this is translated from the exons GTGGTATGCCAAAGACGATGAAGATGTCGCTGCATCACAGCCACCCATTCACACAGAAGACCAGACCATttccagagggaaacagagagatccagggcagaagaagaagaagaagaagaagaaaaggg GAACGAAGGGAGTGAATAAAAAGGGAGAGACGCCTTGTTTTCCACCCGAAGACAATGGCCCACGGAGCCCATCCTCCCAAAGCCGTGTGTCCACCCAGGGTACCCAGGGTGCATCGTCAGTCAGGGACAGGCCCCTAACAACCCACTCTCACAGCAGGTCAGTGACCGATCGTACCAGTTCCTCAGCCACGAAACATCTCTTTCAAAATTCAGTTCCTGGTACAAGAAGAGGAAATGCCAGTCCCACTGAAGGTGCTCACAATGTCAGAGAAAACACAGAACCCCAGGACGACGATGACTGCTTCGAGGacagcgatgatgacgatgactgcaTACAGGGAAATGGGAACAATTTTGAAGATAATTTGGCGTCTGCTGCTGAAGCCTCTGACAAGGAGCAACTTCGAACCTGGTTTGAAATGAGTCAAGAAGTTTCTGCAAATAAGAGCGGTATTGTGGATGACAGCGTAGTCATCAAATTGTCCAAGGAAGTCGTTGAGAAATTCAAAAGAGAGGACAAGAAAACGAAAGTGTACCCAGATTTTGAAGAAAATCCAGAGAAGCTGCTCATGAGTGACCGAACAAAGTACAAACGCTGCCAAATAAAAATTGAGTCGCCCAATAGGTCAGTGGCCAAAGTGCTGGACACGTGCAGCAAGTTCTCAGAGATTGTGATTGATGGGCGCTCCAAGGCAGGCCGAACGTACATGGATGACCATGTGGTTGTGGAGATCTTATCTGagccaggaaaaaacaaacacaccaatcgACGAAACACAAAATCCTGTCATTCCAGAACACAGGCGACCCAGTCAATGGAAGAAAAAGCCTATGGAAGAGTGGTTGGTCTTCTGAAAAGAGTCAACTTTACCAGCATCGACAATCCCGTAATCTACTGCAAACTGGATAGATCAAATGGCGTTTTGATGTGGCCGTTGTGTAAGACTGTACCCAAGATACACGTCATGAATGATTTTGTCGAGAAACACCATCCACATATGACAAAGACAAGAATTGAAATTAAAGAGATCACCCTTGACGGCAAACTTCAACACAAAGAAGTTTTTGACGTGCATCATGACAAACGAGAGCAGTATGTGTTTAAGGTTGTTTTGTTAGGATGGAAGGCATCTTGTCACTATCCACTAGGAGCTGTTTTGGATGTGGATATGTATGACAGTCGCTACAATTCACAGTTAGAGATTTTGAGAAGGCAGCAACATGTCCCCAAACTCTTCCCTCCCGATGTAGTGGACGAAACGAACAGCATGTCTGAAGTGACAGTCTCAGCACAGCGCGGCGGACGAGAAGACCTGACAGGTGAAACAGTCTTCACCATCGATAATCCTAACACACGAGATCTTGACGACGCCATCAGTTTGAAAAAGGAAGGTTCTCACTACATTGTCGGTGTTCACATTTCAGATGTTGCAGCTGTGATAAAGAAAGACAGCAGCATTGATCGTGAAGCTAGAAAAAGAGCAGTAACTCGTTATCCCCTGTACTGCCAGCCTCATCCAATGCTTCCAGAGCCGCTCAGCCATGACTTGTGCAGTCTGGTGCCTGGGAAAGAGCGCCTGACTTTGTCTGTGTTCTTTGGGTTTGATGAACGTGGAAATCAAACGGAACAGCAACCCGtcataaagaaatctgtcataAAGTCACGCCAGCAGTTGACATATGAAAACGTACAACAGGTTATTGATGGGGATTCACCAGCAGGCATTGACCCGTCTCTACAAGATGACATCTGTACTCTTCACAGAATCGCAACAACCTTGCGGAAAGATCGAAAGAAGGAATCCACGATGTTTATGTGCTTCACAGACCCACGTCTCCCAGATATAGGAAACGTGACTGAAGACAGAGAGGCTCATGCCCTGATAGAAGAGTTCATGATATTAACAAATTCCTGCGTGGCATCGAAACTGAGCAAGAATAAAAGGCTGCGGGACATTTTTTTGGTTCGAAGTCAAAGAGCCCCAACCCCAGACCAGCTACTTGAGTGGCGAAACAGAGAAGGCGAAATAACTAACTTAGTGATGCAGTTGCAAGGGAAGAGAGTCAGTGCAGAAAGCCACATAACGTTCAGGTCCACTCCAAGGCCTCGGAGCAAAATTGTGATACAGAAGAGCGTGTGTGAGAAACTCGATCGCCACCTGGAGCAAGGGGAAATAGAAGAAGCGCGGAAACTGGCATACACAGATGACCTCCACCCTTCACAGTTTCTTGCCAGCAAACACTGGATGGATCTGATGGAAACAGCAGAATACAAGTGTTGTCATGGATTGAATGAACCCGAGAAGCTTCATTTTGATCTGGATAGAAAGGTGTACACCAACTGTACATCACCTATTCGCAGATACGCTGATTTATATGTTCAGCAAGTTCTCCATGCTTATTTGGATGAAGGGGATGTCGGCTACACAAGTGAAGATGTCACAAAACTGTGTCAGGAAATCAACATTGCCGTGTTGAAACAGAAGGCATTCCACAGTGGCTGCAATCACTTGGTTCTGGCTGAGAGCCTGCAAGGTCAACCACTTGTGTTCCGAGCTTATGTTGAGAAGGTAGACAATGAAAGGGTGACAGTCTGCATACCTTCTCTGTGCCAGACCCCTGACTGGAAGCAAGAGCTGCCTCTCAGCATGCTGGGCATCAGCAGCCAACCAGAACTGAGCACCGACGCATTGACTGTTTGCTGGGAGAAAAGAATGTACGAAAACACGATCACACGGCAACAAACTGGCGGAAGAAACTCTTCCCCAACCTTCCGCCCACTACAGTTATATGTGTACGTTGAATACCAACAATGGTGCAGTATTTTAACTGCTCTGTCGTCCACTGATCAACATACCGAAacggaaaaaacaacacagtcaGGGTCCGATGACTTCAGCACGTCCTCAGAACATGTCGTGCAGTTCCGAAGGACGTACAAGCCAGGGCAAGTGCTGCAAATACAGATGTCGGCAAAGGCCAGGTCGGGAACTCTGAAGCTTGGTGTGGACACCTTGCATGTGGCTCGCAACGTGGAGCTGTGCATCCAGCACGTGAGAGAGCCTATCCCCACACTCTGTCGCCGGGCAAAGCATGAAACACGGAACCAGGATTATTCCTCTTGCAAGAACTACACGAGAGCATGCGCGAAATACTTGAAATTGTGGTTCCCAGTAATCGAGATGGAGGCAGCATTAAGAGCGGGTCACAATGCATGCAGTGTTGTCATTGGAAACGTTGTCGTCACCATGACAGAAAACACGTCACGCAGGAATGTGCTGTATCATGGCTGCTTCAGCCTTTGCGCCAAAACGTGCAATGACTGTGACATAGAACTGGGAGGGAAGCTTGCAGACAGCTTCACCCAGAAGGAACTGAAACGTGGCAGGAAATTCTCACTAGATTTTCTGTGTCTTCGCTACAAGTCTGAGTGCTCGGAGACTGTACTATCGCGGATGAAGCAAAGCGCCATGTCAGTGGCTGTGGACAAACATTACACCTGGTTGGGTCATGCATCGGTGGTTAGCGTTGTCAACAAGAAACGGAAAGATGCAGATGACGGTTTCCTGGAGGTGACGTTTGATCTGTCTCCAGACAGCCCCAAACCACCTGATCAGCTCCTGAAGAAGGACGGGGCACTTCTGACCATAGAAATACTGCCCAAATCCGATGTGGACAG ACGGACGCAAGAGATACTGTGTCAGCTCAAAGATGCAGACCACGAATTACCAAGAGCTATTGCCATGGGATTTGCCATCCCTCCACTTG ATGCTGATCACGAAAAAGCAGGCAGGAAATTGAGGACTACTGACATGGAGGTGACTGGCAGTGACGGCACACGCACCCTCCCCCAGAACAACCCTGGTCAAAGAGAGGCCATACATGAAGCACTCACAAGCAGTCTGACGCTCATCCACGGACCTCCAG GGACAGGCAAGACGAACACGGGGATCAAGCTGGTGTACCATTTCTGTGCCATCAATCGTCAGCTGGAAGCAGAGGGGAAGGGCAAGAAGACTGTCATGTACTGCGGACCCTCCAACAAGTCTGTGGACCTGGTAGCAA GGGAACTGAGGGCCAAGCTGGGTTCCAAGTGTCCCAAGATTGTGCGGGTGTACGGTTCCATGATTGAGACCCAGGATTTCCCTGTGCCCGGCATGGACCACAGAGCTTCGCCATACACACGGGGACAGCAGTGCCAGCCTGATCTGcag GACATCTCGCTTCACCATTTGATCCGGCAGAGAGACAAACCCCACGCGGAGGAGCTCCGAGAATTTGACGCAAAATTCAGAAGGTGCATTGAACGTCCTGGCATGTATGGAATACACGTGCAAGACTTGAAAGAGTACCGGAAGATCCTCTACGAAGCCACCAAGAAGGAGTTGCAGCAGTACGACTGCATTCTAACCACGTGCGCTGTTGCCACCAGCCCAAAAGTCGTGGACGACAAAACCTCCGTTTTCCAA ATTCTGATTGATGAGTGCGGCATGTGCACAGAACCAGAAACCATGGCCCCTATTCTCACCACAAAAGCCAAACAG GTGGTCCTCATTGGTGACCATCGGCAGCTGAAACCCATTGTCCTCTGTCAGGAGGCCGCGGAGATAGGCCTCGACCAGTCTCTCTTTGAAAGACTTCACCAGAACTTTCCAGAAGCTTCCATACTCCTGACTGACCAGTACAGGATG CATCCCGAAATCTGTGCCTTCCCATCCAATGAATTCTACGAAGGAAATCTGAAGACAAAATCCCCAGGCCGTATGAGTCTGGCACACACTTGGAACGTGGACCCCCTGCCATTCTGGCCCCGGCGTTTTCCTCAGCTGCAGTTCTCGGACAGTCAGTACGAGAGGGAGCTGGAGGCAGCCAGCCAAGCACTGCCCCATCTTCTGGTGGACGTCCGGGGAACGGAGAACATGCTGACTGTCACCACTGAGGAGGGCAACGAAAGGTCCAGATCCAACGCCATGGAAGCTGACAAAGTG ATCGAAATCCTGGCTTACCTGAAGACTGCACACGGGGTTGATCTGCAGACAGTCAAAGTTCTGACACAGTACAAGGCACAGCGCCATCTGCTGGAGGAGAAACTGAAACAAGCGTGCATGGGCAGCCGTTACAAGGTCTTTGAGAGAGGTGATGACAAAAGGCTGCTTCATGAAACGCAGCTGATTAGTACCGTGGTGTCCAGCCAAG gGGACGAATGGAACTACGTGATATTGAGCACGGTGAGGTCGCTGCCGCCCCACAAGATAGAAGCCAAGCCCACCTACGGCTGGTGTCGCCAGAACCTGGGCTTCATCACTGACCGCAACCAGATCAACGTGGCACTCACAAGAGCTCGCCGGGGACTCTTTATCGTTG GAAACAAGGACCTTCTGACATGTGACGAGGTGTGGCGGAGACTGGTGAAAGGATACGAGGAGCAAGGCTGTATCTGTAAGGCCGAAAAGTTCCCACCGCGCTAA